Proteins co-encoded in one Deinococcus detaillensis genomic window:
- a CDS encoding APC family permease — MTAQPPLNPPPHTPQPQLQPQPRRRQRVRRWLLDEQTAAQQGPYEEEQAVQAHQHQRPWWQVMCLTGVDYFSTLGYQPGIAALAAGALSPVATSVLVLLTLFGAFPVYARVAQESPHGEGSVSMLERLLSFWPSKLLVLVLLGFMATDFIITITLSAADASAHLIENPFFKSLLSGQQIAVTVGLVALLGAVFLRGFREAIGIAVVLVGIYLVLNSVVVVRSFVEVAHHPEVWTQWHDALFRQQSSPFGLLLIALLVFPKLALGLSGFETGVAVMPQVRGAAADTEASPVGRIANARKLLLSAALIMSVFLVLTSLTTTLLIPPAAFQAGGAANGRALAYLAHLYLGEKFGTVYDFSTIAILWFAGASALAGLLNIVPRFLPRYGMAPEWTRRQRPLVLIFGMLALLITLIFKADVDAQGGAYATGVLVLMTSASIAVTIAAFRKREWQRFPFALIALIFLYTTVANSIERPDGLFIASFFILAILAVSIASRILRSFEVRVSSVELDESALSLLREFRVRPLRLVSHYPGLSTPQEYHTKEVLARQLAHLPEDAPFLFLEVSIDDASEFSDVVEVSGVKIGPYFILRARGSSVPNTIAALLLHLRGNGAPPQVYMRWSDDSPLSLAFRFLLEGRGDIPPITHEILRRAEPDKQRRPIVHVGG; from the coding sequence ATGACGGCCCAACCACCGCTGAACCCGCCGCCGCACACCCCGCAGCCGCAGCTACAACCACAGCCGCGCCGCAGACAACGCGTCCGGCGCTGGCTGCTGGATGAGCAGACTGCCGCCCAGCAAGGCCCCTATGAAGAGGAACAGGCGGTGCAGGCCCATCAGCACCAGCGCCCTTGGTGGCAAGTCATGTGCCTGACCGGGGTGGACTACTTTTCCACGCTGGGCTACCAACCCGGCATCGCGGCGCTGGCGGCGGGAGCGCTCTCGCCGGTTGCCACCTCGGTGCTGGTGCTGCTGACCCTTTTCGGAGCCTTTCCGGTGTACGCCCGCGTGGCGCAGGAAAGCCCGCACGGCGAGGGGTCGGTCAGTATGCTCGAGCGGCTGCTCAGCTTTTGGCCCAGCAAGCTTTTGGTGCTGGTGCTGCTCGGCTTCATGGCCACCGATTTTATTATCACCATCACGCTGTCTGCCGCCGACGCCAGCGCCCACCTGATTGAAAACCCCTTTTTCAAATCGCTGCTCAGCGGCCAGCAAATCGCCGTGACCGTCGGCTTGGTGGCGCTCCTCGGCGCAGTATTCTTACGCGGTTTTCGGGAAGCCATCGGCATCGCGGTGGTGCTGGTGGGCATTTATCTGGTGCTCAACAGCGTGGTGGTGGTGCGCTCGTTTGTGGAAGTGGCCCACCATCCCGAAGTCTGGACGCAGTGGCACGACGCCCTATTCCGCCAGCAATCCAGCCCGTTTGGCCTGCTGCTAATCGCGCTGCTGGTGTTTCCCAAACTGGCGCTGGGCCTGTCCGGCTTTGAAACCGGCGTGGCCGTCATGCCGCAGGTGCGCGGCGCGGCAGCCGACACCGAAGCGAGTCCGGTTGGCCGCATTGCCAACGCCCGCAAGCTGCTGCTCAGCGCGGCGCTGATCATGAGCGTGTTTTTGGTGCTGACCAGTTTGACCACCACCCTGCTGATTCCGCCAGCCGCCTTTCAAGCTGGCGGCGCGGCCAACGGACGGGCGCTGGCGTACCTGGCCCACCTGTATCTGGGCGAGAAGTTCGGCACCGTCTACGACTTTTCCACCATCGCCATTTTGTGGTTCGCGGGAGCTTCGGCGCTGGCGGGCCTGCTCAATATCGTGCCGCGCTTTTTGCCGCGCTACGGCATGGCCCCCGAGTGGACGCGCCGCCAGCGCCCGTTGGTGCTGATCTTCGGGATGCTGGCGCTGCTGATCACTCTGATCTTCAAAGCCGATGTGGACGCGCAGGGCGGAGCCTACGCCACCGGCGTGTTGGTGCTGATGACCAGCGCCTCTATCGCGGTGACGATTGCCGCTTTCCGCAAAAGGGAATGGCAGCGCTTTCCCTTCGCTCTCATCGCCCTGATTTTTCTGTACACCACCGTCGCCAACAGCATCGAGCGGCCCGACGGGTTGTTTATCGCCTCGTTTTTCATTTTGGCGATTTTGGCCGTCAGTATCGCCTCACGGATTTTGCGTTCGTTCGAGGTGCGGGTCAGCAGCGTGGAACTCGACGAATCAGCTCTCAGCTTGCTGCGCGAGTTTAGGGTTCGGCCCCTGCGGCTGGTGTCGCACTACCCGGGCCTGAGTACGCCGCAGGAATACCACACCAAGGAAGTGCTTGCCCGCCAGCTCGCCCACTTGCCCGAGGACGCGCCGTTTTTGTTTTTGGAAGTCAGCATCGACGACGCCAGCGAGTTCAGCGACGTGGTGGAAGTCAGCGGGGTCAAAATCGGGCCTTACTTCATCCTGCGGGCCAGAGGGTCGAGCGTGCCCAACACCATCGCTGCCCTGCTGCTGCACCTGCGCGGCAACGGTGCGCCGCCGCAGGTGTATATGCGTTGGAGTGACGACTCGCCGCTGAGCCTCGCCTTCCGGTTTTTGCTGGAAGGACGCGGCGATATTCCGCCGATTACCCACGAGATTTTGCGCCGCGCCGAGCCCGACAAGCAGCGCCGCCCGATTGTGCATGTCGGCGGGTGA
- a CDS encoding sensor histidine kinase codes for MFSADTSPPSPVVAAGPLEWSPSQRAVTGMSAALIGLTIAADLLTPASWVVGTLLSAPVALSALGGSRKLIWSMVGLALLGNLLAGLSNALREGLTSATLVNRSVSMLAALLVGLLSLRAQTASARAARFAEEERRLTRERGLRTLIQTVSGPYGQADFVRRAAGALEVLSGAARVDIGEGSAEQVPDSAVWLSHFTRPRQADLPIRIERPQVGPEVLSEAVRALQPLLERTTLLDDLDAQKSLLSQQSEVMRDLIYAFSHDLRTPIMANTLNMQSALRGAYGPLPEDYRRTLGHGLEANETLLSLADQLLLLAKYEGGEAEEFLSVELRSLSLSVLSQLEERAEAKQLTFQTDLTELRVLGRRHDLRRAIQNLLDNAVKFSPTGGTIYLSLHAEADRAVLTVSDQGPGVPPSRQAGLFQRFRGSGAGAGSGLGLYLTRRILEVHGGAVEYCRSSPPDPRSCFSLSLPLELPKHLEPA; via the coding sequence GTGTTCAGCGCCGATACTTCACCTCCAAGTCCTGTAGTTGCCGCCGGACCGCTGGAGTGGTCGCCCTCGCAGCGGGCCGTCACTGGGATGAGCGCGGCGCTGATCGGTCTGACCATCGCCGCCGACCTGCTGACGCCGGCCAGTTGGGTGGTGGGTACCCTGCTCAGCGCTCCGGTGGCGCTTTCGGCGCTGGGCGGCAGCCGCAAGCTGATCTGGAGCATGGTGGGGCTGGCGCTGCTGGGCAACCTGCTGGCGGGCCTGAGCAACGCGCTGCGCGAAGGCCTGACTTCGGCGACCCTGGTCAACCGCTCGGTGAGTATGTTGGCCGCTTTGCTGGTGGGTTTGCTGAGCCTGCGGGCACAAACCGCCTCGGCGCGGGCGGCAAGGTTCGCCGAAGAAGAGCGGCGGCTAACCCGCGAGCGCGGCCTGCGAACCCTGATCCAAACGGTCAGCGGCCCGTATGGACAAGCCGACTTCGTGCGGCGGGCAGCCGGAGCGCTGGAGGTGCTGAGCGGCGCGGCGCGGGTGGACATCGGGGAGGGCAGCGCTGAACAAGTGCCGGATTCGGCGGTGTGGCTTTCCCACTTCACGCGGCCCCGCCAAGCCGATTTGCCCATTCGGATTGAGCGCCCGCAAGTCGGCCCCGAGGTGCTGAGTGAGGCGGTGCGGGCGCTGCAACCCCTGCTGGAGCGCACCACCTTGCTCGACGATCTGGACGCCCAAAAAAGTCTGCTGAGCCAGCAAAGCGAGGTGATGCGCGATTTGATCTACGCCTTTAGCCACGACCTCCGCACGCCGATCATGGCCAATACCCTCAACATGCAGTCGGCTCTGCGCGGAGCGTACGGCCCGCTGCCCGAAGATTACCGCCGCACCCTCGGCCACGGCTTGGAGGCCAACGAAACGCTGCTGTCGCTGGCCGACCAACTGCTGCTGCTGGCCAAATACGAGGGCGGCGAGGCCGAAGAATTCCTGAGCGTGGAACTGAGGAGCCTGAGCCTGAGCGTGCTGTCGCAACTCGAAGAAAGAGCCGAGGCCAAGCAGCTCACCTTCCAAACCGATCTCACCGAGCTGCGGGTGCTGGGCCGCCGCCATGACCTGCGCCGCGCCATTCAAAATTTACTCGATAATGCTGTAAAGTTCAGTCCAACGGGCGGAACAATCTACTTGAGCCTTCACGCCGAGGCAGACCGGGCCGTGCTGACGGTTTCGGATCAGGGGCCGGGAGTGCCGCCTTCACGGCAAGCTGGGCTGTTTCAGCGCTTCCGTGGCAGCGGTGCGGGCGCGGGCAGCGGGCTGGGATTGTATCTGACGCGGCGTATTTTGGAAGTTCACGGCGGCGCGGTGGAGTACTGCCGCAGCAGCCCGCCCGATCCCCGCAGTTGCTTCTCGCTGAGTTTGCCTCTCGAATTGCCCAAACATTTGGAGCCTGCATGA
- a CDS encoding response regulator, whose translation MIAPSTADLSPAIIRILLVEDHSFTRDGLRAAINLEPELRVVAEARSGEEGLEVLEQLAHEYGVVDVVVMDIGLPGIDGIQTTAEIKKRWPSVRVVMLTAHNLREEVFAALASGAEAYSLKSGRPDLLLLAIRAAAAGSAYLDPQVAVHVMDAVRRPGTISPLTEREMDVLKLIAEGQGNKDIAAALGISVSTVKLHVQDLLIKLQAADRTQAAVKALRQGLL comes from the coding sequence ATGATTGCCCCCAGCACCGCCGATCTCAGTCCGGCCATCATCCGCATTTTGCTGGTGGAAGACCATTCTTTTACCCGCGACGGTTTGCGGGCAGCCATCAATCTTGAGCCGGAACTGCGGGTGGTGGCCGAGGCCCGCAGCGGAGAAGAAGGCTTGGAAGTGCTGGAGCAGCTCGCCCACGAATACGGCGTGGTGGACGTGGTGGTGATGGACATCGGCCTGCCGGGGATCGACGGCATTCAGACCACCGCCGAGATCAAAAAGCGCTGGCCCAGCGTGCGGGTGGTGATGCTGACCGCCCACAACCTGCGTGAGGAAGTCTTCGCGGCGCTGGCTTCGGGCGCGGAAGCCTACAGCCTCAAAAGTGGCCGCCCCGATCTGCTGCTGCTGGCCATTCGCGCAGCGGCGGCGGGCAGCGCTTACCTCGATCCGCAGGTGGCGGTGCATGTCATGGACGCGGTGCGCCGCCCCGGCACCATCAGCCCGCTGACCGAGCGTGAAATGGACGTGCTGAAACTCATAGCCGAGGGGCAGGGCAACAAAGACATCGCCGCCGCACTGGGCATCAGCGTCAGCACCGTCAAGCTGCATGTCCAAGACCTGCTGATTAAGTTGCAGGCCGCTGACCGCACCCAGGCCGCCGTCAAAGCGTTGCGGCAGGGTCTGCTCTGA
- a CDS encoding DinB family protein — MSQDLATDKALKTHLRALLTERQAHLNLDNVLDDFPLDQINTDLGLPYTAWGLLWHLWSTQRDILEFVRDTDYAEKVWPADYWPKTAGTAQSWQQTAEGLQTDLDEFLALLDNADPFAVVPNGAEPGGGGQTWLREALLIADHNAYHLGEVVVVRRLLDANS; from the coding sequence GTGAGTCAAGACCTTGCCACAGACAAAGCGCTCAAAACCCATCTCCGCGCCCTGCTGACTGAGCGCCAAGCCCATTTGAATCTGGACAATGTCTTGGACGACTTTCCCCTAGACCAAATCAATACGGATTTGGGCCTCCCTTACACGGCCTGGGGCCTGCTGTGGCATTTGTGGTCTACCCAGCGCGACATTTTAGAGTTTGTGCGTGACACCGATTACGCCGAGAAAGTTTGGCCCGCCGACTACTGGCCCAAAACGGCAGGCACGGCACAGAGTTGGCAGCAGACCGCCGAGGGTTTGCAAACCGATCTGGACGAGTTTCTGGCGCTGCTAGACAACGCTGACCCGTTTGCCGTAGTTCCCAACGGCGCTGAACCGGGCGGCGGCGGACAGACGTGGCTGCGCGAGGCGCTGCTGATCGCCGACCACAACGCTTATCACTTGGGGGAGGTGGTGGTGGTGCGGCGGTTACTGGACGCCAACAGCTAA
- the glgX gene encoding glycogen debranching protein GlgX — translation MTQFEQPPIQIRPGNPDPLGATWDGHGTNFALYSEHALAVELCLFDEGGAETRLPLTEQTAFVWHGYVPGVHPGQRYGYRVSGEYAPERGLRFNPNVVLLDPYAKAVEGTEQFKQGVFAYVPGDEDNQPQTEDQRGAPLGLVVDPGFDWQGDQPPKVPFHQSVIYEAHVRGLTMTHPEVPEELRGTYAGIANPPTLKYLKELGITAIELMPVHLHVDDPFLLDKGLDNYWGYSTLSFFAPEVRYSAAARAGDPQGVIAEFKGMVKALHKEGIEVILDVVYNHTAEGNHLGPTMSFKGIDNPTYYRLVTGNERHYFDYTGTGNSLNVRHPQTLQLIMDSLRYWITEMHIDGFRFDLASTLARGLHEVDQLSSFFTIIHQDPIISGVKLIAEPWDVGEGGYQVGNFPVNWAEWNGIYRDDMRAFWQGNGGLASEIGYRLTGSSDLYQNDGRKPYASINFMTAHDGFTLRDTVSYNEKHNDANQEGNNDGHNDNKSWNCGAEGPTEDPEVEALRSRQQRNMLATLILSQGTPMILGGDEMGRTQGGNNNAYCQDNEISWYDWDNVDEPLLAFTKKLLTLRREHPALHRRKFFAGRNIRGEDIRDIVWLRFDGEEMTDSDWQSAETQSMGVFLDGNGLNDVDQMGNPVQDDHLLLLLSSTYIDLPFTLPELGGCDEWELLLDTYDDAAEERVKAGNETTLHARSVKLYRCTRSEPLPNL, via the coding sequence ATGACCCAGTTCGAGCAGCCCCCCATCCAGATCAGACCCGGCAATCCCGATCCACTCGGCGCGACCTGGGACGGTCACGGCACCAATTTTGCACTCTACAGTGAGCACGCTTTAGCGGTCGAGTTGTGCCTCTTTGACGAGGGCGGCGCGGAGACCCGCTTGCCGCTCACCGAGCAGACCGCCTTCGTGTGGCACGGCTACGTGCCGGGCGTTCATCCGGGCCAGCGCTACGGCTACCGCGTGTCGGGCGAGTACGCTCCTGAGCGCGGGCTGCGCTTTAATCCGAATGTGGTGCTGCTCGACCCCTACGCCAAAGCGGTGGAAGGCACCGAGCAGTTTAAGCAGGGCGTGTTTGCTTATGTGCCGGGCGACGAAGACAACCAGCCGCAAACCGAAGACCAGCGCGGCGCACCGCTGGGCCTGGTGGTCGATCCCGGTTTCGACTGGCAAGGCGACCAGCCGCCCAAAGTGCCGTTTCACCAGTCGGTGATTTACGAAGCCCACGTGCGCGGCCTGACCATGACCCACCCCGAGGTGCCCGAAGAGTTGCGCGGCACTTACGCCGGAATCGCCAACCCGCCGACGCTGAAGTACCTCAAAGAACTCGGCATCACGGCCATCGAACTGATGCCGGTGCATTTGCACGTGGACGATCCGTTTTTGCTCGACAAGGGACTGGACAACTACTGGGGCTACTCGACGCTGAGCTTTTTCGCGCCGGAAGTGCGCTACTCGGCTGCGGCCCGCGCAGGCGACCCACAGGGCGTGATTGCCGAATTCAAGGGCATGGTCAAGGCGCTGCACAAAGAGGGCATCGAAGTCATCTTGGATGTGGTCTACAACCACACCGCCGAAGGCAACCACCTCGGGCCCACCATGAGCTTTAAGGGCATCGACAACCCCACCTATTACCGTCTGGTCACCGGCAACGAGCGCCACTATTTCGATTACACCGGCACCGGCAACAGCCTGAACGTGCGCCATCCCCAGACGCTGCAACTGATTATGGATTCGCTGCGCTACTGGATCACCGAAATGCACATCGACGGCTTCCGCTTCGATCTGGCCTCCACGCTGGCACGCGGCCTGCACGAAGTCGATCAGCTCTCCAGCTTTTTTACCATCATCCACCAAGACCCGATCATCAGCGGGGTCAAGCTGATTGCCGAGCCGTGGGACGTGGGCGAGGGCGGCTATCAGGTGGGCAACTTTCCCGTCAACTGGGCCGAGTGGAACGGCATTTACCGCGACGACATGCGGGCCTTCTGGCAGGGCAACGGTGGACTAGCCTCGGAAATCGGCTACCGCCTGACGGGCAGCAGCGACCTCTATCAAAACGACGGGCGCAAACCGTACGCCTCGATCAATTTCATGACCGCTCACGACGGCTTTACCCTGCGCGACACGGTCAGCTACAACGAAAAGCACAACGACGCCAACCAAGAAGGCAACAACGACGGCCACAACGACAATAAATCCTGGAATTGCGGCGCGGAAGGCCCCACCGAAGACCCCGAGGTCGAAGCCCTGCGCTCACGCCAGCAGCGCAACATGCTGGCGACCCTGATCTTGTCTCAGGGCACGCCGATGATTTTGGGCGGCGACGAGATGGGCCGCACCCAGGGCGGCAACAACAACGCTTATTGCCAAGACAACGAAATCAGTTGGTACGACTGGGACAACGTGGACGAGCCTCTTTTGGCCTTTACCAAGAAGCTGCTGACCTTGCGCCGCGAGCATCCGGCGCTGCACCGCCGCAAGTTCTTCGCGGGGCGCAATATTCGCGGCGAGGACATCCGCGATATCGTGTGGCTGCGCTTTGACGGCGAGGAGATGACCGACAGCGACTGGCAAAGCGCTGAAACCCAGAGCATGGGCGTGTTCCTCGACGGCAACGGCCTCAACGACGTGGATCAAATGGGCAACCCCGTTCAAGACGATCACTTGCTGCTCCTGCTCAGCAGCACTTACATCGATTTGCCGTTTACCTTGCCAGAGTTGGGCGGCTGCGACGAGTGGGAATTACTGCTCGACACCTACGACGACGCCGCCGAAGAGCGGGTCAAAGCCGGCAATGAAACCACCCTGCACGCCCGCAGCGTCAAGCTGTACCGCTGTACCCGCAGTGAACCGCTTCCCAATCTGTAA
- a CDS encoding CU044_2847 family protein — MQNETEQTTEQASPSPFSAAGSIGRAIRRMVDIAPQVQDDLATCDPQPKQNLSAVSERMRSAARAGGALSARDVEQIIGNTNDLLDVNYLQRGLLASRTVAFIKTPRGSATGFLVGLNLLLTNWHVLPSLAVAAESSAVFDYELDLHGLRSPAHTFRLAPQQGFWNSEALDYALVALEPRSSDSPGNNTRELADWGFLRLSGDAHKTDVGLDVSVIGHPQGQPKQIALRENKVLQVGDSGDFPLLAKDDRLWYQTDTQPGNSGSPVFNDLWQVVALHHAAVPRSREQGGEKQYLLRPLSDSVTDAKQWTSAAEAGRYRDDQVVWIANQGIRISSLVADLRKRQMAEAHPILSAWVSDLDGQPAYAGTSTEDHLVTFAGHSDAGDSDSTELLERGKSVGDKTGQPSFPPNSYADRDGYGPNFLAVPVPLPDLGKAVECFGPAVPLSDGSGVELKYRHFSVVMSQQRHMAYFTAVNIDGAQSFDYPRKNDVWHFDSRIPAEFQLGNQMYSNEPGAHGFFDRGHLVRRRDPIWGVGEVLKQANDDTFHWTNCSPQYWEFNQSDTLWQGLENFIFANTDKDNLKVTVLTGPIFADDDPLHRQIQIPQQFWKVVAVCDAAGTLMTSAYTVSQAPFVKNIPFEALPVGPYSTFQVGIPYLEGLTGLDFGETVRAADVFAGKQPKKLDRVADIAPLKPIQPAVQTTQRAASPSADQLGVELENGQVLYFELAQASEQEGSQTRQLSQDGGPFLQVGETLQAALKKALPTLTDISRSLQDINQPDELWLQIGLKVTADANIILARLGTEGTLNVTLKWINTLPDGSKKPLER; from the coding sequence ATGCAGAACGAAACCGAGCAGACGACCGAGCAGGCCAGCCCGTCACCGTTCAGCGCGGCTGGGTCAATTGGTAGAGCTATTCGCCGCATGGTGGACATTGCGCCGCAGGTGCAAGACGATCTGGCGACCTGCGACCCGCAGCCCAAGCAAAATCTCAGCGCCGTGTCCGAGCGGATGCGCAGCGCCGCCCGCGCTGGCGGAGCACTCTCGGCCCGCGACGTGGAGCAGATTATCGGCAACACCAATGACCTCCTCGACGTGAACTATTTGCAGCGCGGTTTGCTGGCCTCCCGAACAGTGGCCTTCATCAAAACGCCAAGGGGCAGCGCCACCGGCTTTCTGGTGGGCCTGAATTTGCTGCTGACCAACTGGCACGTGCTGCCCTCGCTGGCGGTGGCCGCCGAGTCCAGCGCCGTATTTGACTACGAACTGGACTTGCACGGCCTCCGGAGCCCCGCCCACACCTTCCGCCTCGCGCCGCAGCAAGGCTTTTGGAACAGTGAGGCGCTGGATTACGCTTTGGTGGCTTTAGAGCCCCGCAGCAGTGACAGTCCCGGTAACAACACACGCGAGTTGGCCGATTGGGGCTTCCTTCGCCTCAGCGGAGACGCTCATAAAACCGATGTGGGCTTGGATGTCAGTGTGATCGGCCACCCGCAGGGCCAGCCCAAGCAAATCGCCCTGCGCGAAAATAAAGTGCTGCAAGTCGGTGACAGCGGCGATTTTCCCTTGCTGGCCAAAGATGACCGCTTGTGGTATCAAACCGATACCCAGCCTGGCAACTCCGGCAGTCCGGTGTTTAATGACCTGTGGCAAGTCGTGGCGCTGCACCACGCCGCCGTGCCGCGCAGCCGCGAGCAGGGCGGTGAGAAGCAGTACCTCCTGCGCCCACTCAGCGACTCGGTCACTGATGCCAAGCAGTGGACCAGCGCGGCGGAAGCGGGCCGCTACCGCGACGACCAGGTCGTTTGGATTGCCAACCAGGGCATTCGCATTTCCAGCTTGGTGGCCGACCTTCGCAAGCGCCAAATGGCCGAGGCCCACCCGATTTTGAGCGCCTGGGTCAGCGACCTCGACGGCCAGCCCGCTTACGCTGGAACATCCACCGAAGACCATCTGGTGACATTCGCGGGCCACTCGGATGCAGGGGACTCGGACAGCACGGAATTGCTGGAGAGAGGCAAATCCGTAGGCGATAAGACCGGCCAGCCGAGTTTTCCGCCCAACAGTTACGCTGACCGTGACGGCTACGGTCCCAACTTTTTGGCCGTCCCAGTGCCGCTGCCCGACTTGGGCAAAGCCGTAGAGTGCTTCGGGCCTGCCGTACCCCTCTCAGACGGCTCCGGCGTCGAACTCAAGTACCGCCATTTTTCTGTTGTGATGAGTCAGCAGCGCCATATGGCTTATTTCACAGCGGTCAATATAGACGGCGCACAGTCGTTCGATTATCCCCGCAAGAATGACGTATGGCACTTCGATTCGCGTATTCCCGCCGAATTTCAACTTGGCAACCAGATGTACAGCAATGAACCCGGCGCACACGGCTTTTTTGACCGGGGACATCTGGTACGCCGCCGCGATCCGATCTGGGGCGTGGGTGAGGTGCTGAAGCAGGCCAACGACGACACCTTTCACTGGACAAATTGCAGCCCGCAGTATTGGGAATTCAACCAAAGCGATACGTTGTGGCAGGGCTTGGAGAATTTCATTTTCGCCAATACTGACAAGGACAACCTCAAAGTCACCGTCTTGACTGGCCCCATCTTTGCGGACGACGACCCGCTGCACCGCCAAATTCAAATCCCGCAGCAGTTCTGGAAAGTGGTGGCGGTCTGTGACGCCGCTGGAACTTTGATGACCAGCGCTTATACCGTCAGCCAAGCGCCGTTCGTCAAAAACATTCCTTTTGAAGCGCTGCCAGTGGGGCCGTACAGCACTTTTCAAGTCGGTATTCCTTACTTGGAAGGATTGACTGGTTTAGATTTTGGCGAAACGGTGCGGGCGGCAGATGTATTCGCTGGCAAACAGCCTAAAAAACTTGACCGCGTTGCGGATATTGCGCCTCTAAAACCAATCCAGCCCGCCGTTCAAACCACTCAACGAGCAGCATCTCCGAGTGCCGATCAGCTCGGCGTAGAACTGGAAAATGGACAGGTTCTGTATTTTGAACTGGCTCAAGCGAGTGAACAGGAAGGTTCGCAGACCCGTCAACTCAGTCAAGACGGCGGCCCATTCTTGCAAGTGGGGGAAACGCTGCAAGCGGCCCTCAAGAAAGCCTTGCCCACCCTCACAGACATTTCGCGAAGCCTACAAGACATCAATCAACCCGATGAGTTGTGGTTGCAAATCGGCCTCAAAGTCACGGCGGACGCCAATATTATTTTGGCGCGTCTAGGTACCGAGGGCACGCTCAATGTCACCCTCAAATGGATCAATACTTTGCCGGACGGCAGCAAAAAGCCACTGGAGCGTTAG
- a CDS encoding MSMEG_1061 family FMN-dependent PPOX-type flavoprotein codes for MHLDPAHLLSPERLSPLYREPSAAVKAKTSDRISADFARVIAVSPLVVLATGGPNGLDCSPRGDVGQVVYVQDEKTLLLPDRPGNNRIDSVRNILASPSVALIFLVPGVSESFRVNGTAQITTDPALLARFAYKGQLPRSLFVIHVEEAYLHCGRALLRSEVWNAAKHVSSEVLPNFVQMLRDQTKLNLPDDALVIEDR; via the coding sequence ATGCACCTCGACCCTGCCCACTTGCTCAGCCCTGAGCGGCTCAGCCCGCTTTACCGTGAGCCCAGCGCCGCCGTGAAAGCCAAAACCAGTGACCGCATCAGCGCCGACTTTGCCCGCGTTATCGCGGTGTCTCCTCTGGTGGTGCTGGCGACCGGCGGCCCGAATGGACTCGACTGCTCGCCGCGCGGCGATGTGGGCCAAGTCGTGTACGTGCAAGACGAAAAAACCCTGCTGCTGCCCGACCGCCCCGGCAACAACCGGATCGACAGCGTCCGCAACATCTTGGCGAGTCCGTCCGTCGCCCTGATTTTTTTGGTGCCGGGCGTCAGCGAGTCCTTCCGGGTCAACGGCACCGCCCAGATCACCACCGATCCGGCGCTGCTGGCCCGCTTCGCCTACAAAGGCCAGTTGCCGCGCAGTCTGTTCGTCATTCACGTCGAGGAGGCTTACCTCCACTGCGGGCGTGCTCTGCTGCGCTCCGAGGTCTGGAACGCAGCCAAGCACGTCAGCAGCGAAGTGCTGCCCAACTTCGTGCAGATGCTGCGCGACCAGACCAAGCTGAATTTGCCAGATGACGCGCTGGTGATTGAAGACCGCTGA
- a CDS encoding methylenetetrahydrofolate reductase, with the protein MTSVLAEPVQTAPKLTRVSVELVPRSRTSLRTELAELSSSLGNVQVVNIPDFLRYRMRSWEACQMALEHVPEAIPHIRAIDINPREPLKMGDFLRQHKISEVLIIEGDAPSDMSQHTYDVTSLDIIRKFRRELPEIKVWAGLDPYRQSFARERDYAEAKLEAGAVGFFTQPFFDRRLMDVWAELLPTQQVFWGATSVTTERSFSYWQNRNKAVFPRHFTPTLDANRAWAQEVLSFASEVGGHTYFMPIKESLSEYLGGIL; encoded by the coding sequence ATGACTTCGGTTCTGGCCGAACCCGTGCAGACTGCGCCCAAACTCACCCGCGTCAGCGTGGAGTTGGTGCCGCGCAGCCGCACGTCGCTGCGAACCGAGCTGGCCGAACTCAGCAGCAGCCTCGGCAACGTGCAGGTGGTCAACATCCCCGACTTTTTGCGCTACCGGATGCGCAGCTGGGAAGCTTGTCAAATGGCTCTCGAACACGTGCCGGAGGCGATTCCGCACATTCGCGCCATCGACATCAATCCGCGTGAGCCGCTGAAGATGGGCGACTTTTTGCGCCAGCACAAAATCAGCGAAGTGCTGATTATCGAGGGCGACGCGCCCAGCGACATGAGCCAGCACACTTACGACGTGACCTCGCTGGACATCATCCGCAAATTTCGGCGCGAGCTGCCGGAGATCAAGGTCTGGGCGGGCCTCGACCCCTACCGCCAGAGTTTTGCCCGCGAGCGCGACTACGCCGAGGCCAAGCTGGAAGCGGGCGCGGTGGGCTTTTTTACCCAGCCGTTTTTCGACCGCCGCTTGATGGACGTTTGGGCCGAGCTGTTGCCCACCCAGCAAGTCTTCTGGGGCGCGACTTCAGTGACCACCGAGCGCAGTTTCAGCTACTGGCAAAACCGCAACAAGGCGGTGTTCCCGCGCCACTTCACGCCCACGCTGGACGCCAACCGCGCCTGGGCACAGGAAGTCCTCAGCTTTGCCTCAGAAGTCGGCGGCCACACTTATTTCATGCCGATCAAGGAGAGCCTCAGCGAATATTTGGGGGGGATTTTGTGA